The following coding sequences lie in one Fusarium poae strain DAOMC 252244 chromosome 1, whole genome shotgun sequence genomic window:
- a CDS encoding hypothetical protein (BUSCO:32760at5125): MFTQPVVSTPTGPSQSSSTSTSRPSRLRGLSYLRNYTQNHILSRDSHHNSSSGSGPGTGTASARSTSPNRHGSSLTRSLSHSPTTSGPSTTGAQNQNTNHLTLVSSTPDPVRNLASAITTTPIPALPPTSVPAPAPVATNSPYASSTAPASGPLASSDVDDPTNPAPESSTAAADIQTATADMNQDQPTTRSRSGTTGEGGTSTPETTPSIRFSAYYDPRSTRPSLTFPPISRTLPTGSEKIRVGRYSERDSHSMSNMPGNQPSAAPVGFKSKVVSRRHCEFWYEDGKWYIKDVKSSSGTFLNHIRLSPPSQESKAFPVNDGDIVQLGIDFKGGEEMIFRCVKMRLELNRGWQNKLNTFNMAAHKRLQTMASSGAAAGTNSQDCSICLSSIAPCQSLFVAPCSHTWHFKCVRSLLNSPQYPIFICPNCRAGADLEADVDELAEEWQQMKNEAEAEASTPAQIDTEPETEPEPEPAVPGASSGTSTPERSNTVDSDHMDITVSITPETPQRNEVNHAISEPLPIRAVSGARRSNQLGDSRTPSPPGGNEGPITPRNNVGPWVFDGSAGSTVSATEGEMTSIDAAAQPDANENNTTVRQ, encoded by the exons ATGTTTACCCAACCAGTTGTTTCAACGCCCACGGGGCCTTCGCAGTCTTCGTCCACTTCGACTTCGAGACCCAGTCGTCTTAGAGGTCTCAGTTACTTGCGCAACTATACACAAAACCATATTCTTTCCCGCGACAGCCATCATAACTCTTCGTCAGGCTCTGGACCTGGCACCGGAACAGCGAGCGCACGCAGCACGTCCCCCAACCGACACGGCTCTAGCCTCACGCGATCTCTCAGCCATTCGCCTACTACGAGTGGACCATCCACCACTGGAGCCCAGAACCAAAACACCAACCACTTGACCCTCGTCAGTTCAACACCCGATCCCGTGAGGAATTTGGCATCAGCGATCACCACAACTCCGATACCTGCGCTGCCGCCTACTTCTGTccctgctcctgctcctgtcGCCACCAACTCTCCTTACGCATCTTCTACTGCGCCTGCTTCTGGCCCTTTGGCTTCTTCCGACGTCGACGACCCCACCAACCCTGCGCCTGAATCCTCGACCGCAGCAGCGGATATTCAGACCGCAACCGCCGACATGAACCAAGATCAGCCTACCACGAGGTCGCGGTCCGGCACCACGGGCGAAGGGGGAACATCCACCCCTGAGACTACCCCGTCAATTCGATTCTCAGCATACTACGACCCGCGATCTACACGCCCGTCCCTGACATTTCCCCCCATCTCCAGGACATTGCCTACGGGGTCCGAAAAGATTCGCGTTGGGCGCTATTCGGAGCGCGACAGCCACTCCATGTCTAACATGCCTGGTAATCAGCCGTCAGCCGCCCCCGTTGGTTTCAAGAGTAAAGTAGTCAGTCGCCGACACTGCGAGTTCTGGTACGAGGATGGAAAATGGTACATCAAGGACGTTaaaagttcttccggcaCGTTTTTGAACCATATTCGTCTGAGCCCACCTTCGCAAGAAAGCAAAGCTTTCCCGGTCAACGATGGCGACATTGTGCAGCTCGGAATTGACTTCAAGGGGGGAGAAGAAATGATCTTTCGATGCGTCAAGATGCGCCTCGAGCTGAACCGCGGTTGGCAAAACAAGCTCAACACTTTTAA CATGGCTGCGCATAAGAGGTTGCAGACGATGGCTTCCAGTGGAGCAGCAGCCGGTACTAACTCTCAAGACTGCTCTATCTGCTTGAGCTCTATTGCC CCCTGTCAATCTCTATTTGTGGCACCTTGTTCGCACACATGGCATTTCAAGTGTGTGAGATCACTACTCAACTCTCCCCAGTACCCCATTTTCATCTGCCCCAACTGTCGTGCTGGAGCCGACTTGGAAGCTGATGTCGATGAGCTGGCCGAAGAGTGGCAACAAATGAAGAACGAAGCTGAGGCAGAAGCCTCAACACCAGCACAGATCGACACCGAGCCGGAAAcagaaccagaaccagagCCAGCCGTCCCTGGAGCTAGTTCAGGAACATCGACACCCGAGCGATCAAATACTGTTGACAGCGATCACATGGATATCACCGTCAGCATTACGCCCGAAACACCTCAACGAAACGAAGTTAACCATGCCATCTCCGAGCCATTACCTATCAGAGCGGTCTCAGGTGCGCGAAGATCAAACCAGCTCGGTGATAGTCGAACGCCATCTCCTCCAGGCGGTAACGAGGGACCAATTACCCCACGAAATAATGTTGGACCTTGGGTTTTTGACGGCAGCGCCGGCAGTACAGTGAGCGCCACAGAAGGCGAAATGACCAGCATAGACGCCGCAGCACAACCGGACGCAAATGAGAACAACACGACAGTTCGTCAATGA
- a CDS encoding hypothetical protein (BUSCO:5910at5125), whose amino-acid sequence MDTLHARADWESVGDRWFRKTQQYTAVFDQDLDLDNYIVAGAPYAGALALWRDDTKLLAYQPGRSAKPAIDIYSLAGKKLRSIPWDNGTIKGLGWSEDETLLVVTADGNVRCYDLQGEFTQFSLGHGADNYSVESCRFYDHGMVALLGNNTLITVSSYTEPRPKALAQIPEGEIDAWSIISPNYTLSRSVEVLLGVGKTVYVVDATDCEDRFLDIGPFSHISVSPDGRYVNLYAMNGKAHVISSDFQERLFEHDSKSQTPPLYVEWCGSDALIAWEDEVHIIGPGDSSSSYIYDSTRVHVVSEHDGARLITNDFCEFLERVPRDTLEVFGQSSDSSPASILLDAVGQLELQSPKADDYIQLIRPNLTGAVDTCVNAAGREFDTHWQKRLLKAASFGKSVLDIYNSDEFVDMCETLRVLNAVRYYEVGMPLSFEQYHRLTPEALIRRLLNRHEYLLALKIAGYLKLPTDRIYVHWASSKVRVGGEDDDTICRLIVERLSGKPGISFEEIARAAYQEGKGRLATELLNHEPRGGKQVPLLLSMEEGELALDKAVESGDTDLILSVLLQLRKKLPLAAFFRVINARPAATALVEALAMEEGDNTLLKDLYYQDDRRTDGANVFIRESLKQPDARTSSDKLTLAAKLLADSKESSFEVHALKEATTLLRMQEAFDRDLTDTFTGLSVNETMFKLIRLGYHGRAKKIQSEFKVPEKVAWWIRLRALVARRDWNEIEEISKTRRSPIGWEPFFNLTLQAGNPRVASVFVPKCTGIEAGETITMYEKCGMRVKAAQEAVRLKDSESWARLLEDAGKGSQEGREIERLGQSAFKK is encoded by the exons ATGGATACGCTTCACGCGAGAGCCGATTGGGAAAGTGTCGGGGACAGGTGGTTCCGCAAAACACAGCAGTATACAGCTGTATTCGACCAAGATCTCGACTTGGATAATTATATCGTTGCTGGAGCTCCATATGCAGGAGCGTTAG CACTGTGGCGCGACGATACAAAGCTCCTAGCATACCAACCGGGGCGGTCTGCAAAACCAGCAATTGATATTTACAGTCTTGCTGGAAAGAAGTTGCGCAGCATTCCTTGGGACAATGGCACCATCAAAGGACTCGGATGGTCCGAGGACGAGACTTTACTAGTCGTTACTGCTGATGGTAATGTGCGTTGTTATGATTTACAAGGCGAATTCACACAGTTCTCTCTCGGCCATGGCGCCGACAACTATAGTGTTGAGTCGTGCCG CTTCTACGACCATGGCATGGTAGCACTCCTGGGAAATAACACTCTTATAACAGTCTCATCCTATACCGAGCCCCGACCTAAGGCTCTTGCACAGATACCAGAAGGGGAAATCGACGCATGGTCAATCATCTCACCAAACTACACGCTATCCAGGTCTGTTGAGGTGTTACTCGGTGTCGGCAAGACAGTCTACGTCGTTGATGCCACGGATTGCGAAGATCGCTTTCTCGATATTGGTCCCTTCAGTCATATCAGCGTCTCACCCGATGGGCGCTACGTAAACCTCTATGCTATGAATGGCAAGGCCCATGTTATCTCGAGTGATTTCCAGGAGCGATTGTTTGAACACGACTCGAAGTCACAGACGCCCCCTCTATATGTCGAATGGTGTGGTTCGGACGCTCTTATTGCTTGGGAGGATGAAGTGCACATTATTGGGCCAGGCgattcttcatcatcatatATCTACGACAGCACACGAGTGCATGTCGTTTCCG AGCACGATGGTGCCCGCTTAATTACGAATGACTTTTGCGAGTTCTTGGAGAGAGTTCCACGAGACACTCTTGAAGTTTTTGGACAGTCCTCAGATTCGTCTCCGGCCTCAATTTTGCTTGATGCCGTGGGCCAGCTTGAACTCCAGTCTCCAAAAGCTGATGATTACATCCAATTAATTAGACCCAACCTCACAGGAGCTGTGGACACTTGTGTCAACGCGGCTGGACGCGAGTTTGATACGCACTGGCAGAAACGTCTGCTCAAGGCCGCCTCGTTTGGGAAGTCTGTACTTGATATCTACAACAGCGACGAATTTGTTGACATGTGCGAGACTTTGCGTGTACTGAACGCTGTCAGATATTACGAGGTTGGGATGCCTCTATCATTTGAGCAGTACCATCGCTTGACACCAGAGGCTCTTATTCGACGATTGCTCAACCGACACGAGTATCTTCTCGCCTTAAAGATTGCAGGGTATCTCAAGCTACCCACGGATCGTATCTATGTACACTGGGCGTCGAGCAAGGTTCGCGTGGGAggcgaggacgacgacaCCATATGCCGCTTAATCGTGGAGAGACTGTCCGGCAAGCCTGGAATATCATTTGAAGAGATTGCACGTGCAGCAtatcaagaaggaaaaggacgACTTGCAACGGAACTTCTTAATCATGAGCCTCGCGGTGGTAAACAAGTTCCGCTCCTTCTTAGCATGGAGGAGGGTGAGCTTGCTCTTGACAAGGCGGTCGAAAGTGGCGACACAGACCTCATCCTATCAGTTCTGTTACAACTAAGGAAAAAACTTCCTCTTGCTGCATTCTTCAGGGTCATCAACGCGCGACCTGCGGCAACGGCCCTGGTAGAAGCTTTGGCTATGGAGGAAGGTGACAACACGCTGCTCAAAGACCTTTACTACCAAGACGACCGACGAACAGATGGTGCCAATGTCTTTATTCGGGAATCACTCAAGCAGCCTGATGCTCGCACATCATCCGACAAGTTGACTCTGGCAGCAAAACTATTGGCTGATTCAAAGGAGTCCTCATTCGAGGTTCATGCCTTGAAGGAGGCCACCACTTTGCTTCGTATGCAGGAGGCTTTTGACCGGGATCTGACAGATACGTTTACGGGACTAAGCGTCAACGAAACCATGTTTAAGCTTATTCGACTGGGCTATCACGGGCGGGCTAAGAAGATCCAAAGCGAGTTCAAGGTTCCCGAGAAAGTGGCGTGGTGGATTCG ATTACGAGCACTAGTAGCCAGGCGAGACTGGAACGAGATTGAGGAGATCTCCAAGACGAGGAGAAGCCCCATTGGTTGGGAG CCCTTCTTCAACCTCACTCTACAAGCAGGTAACCCCAGGGTAGCATCAGTATTTGTACCCAAATGCACAGGAATCGAAGCTGGTGAGACGATCACTATGTACGAGAAGTGCGGGATGCGTGTAAAGGCAGCGCAAGAAGCCGTGAGACTCAAGGATAGCGAGTCGTGGGCGAGGCTTCTTGAGGATGCAGGAAAGGGGTCGCAGGAGGGAAGAGAGATTGAGCGGCTAGGGCAGTCGGCCTTCAAGAAGTAG
- the ATG16 gene encoding autophagy protein 16, interacts with Atg12p-Atg5p (BUSCO:53420at5125): MPNWRDQYLSGIKDAELNNPVNMELVQTCSQMADRISALEAEKNGLETLVTTNGKTTARPAEPSTNDPGVAQLKQDLAEALRSKGVTEKRLRASEEELMQLRSKHKTNTRSIRDLTADKNSLTTRLKDREYELREKRKFIEQVQDEMIALNLQMSMAEKERDKVKKENKELVDRWMKRMAQEADAMNLANEPLFEKGR, encoded by the exons ATGCCTAACTGGCGCGACCAGTACCTTTCAGGCATCAAAGATGCTGAGCTCAATAACCCCGTCAACATGGAGCTCGTTCAAACAT GCTCGCAGATGGCAGATCGCATATCTGCTCTCGAGGCTGAAAAAAACGGACTAGAAACTCTGGTCACAACGAACGGAAAGACGACTGCGCGACCCGCCGAGCCATCGACAAACGATCCAGGTGTCGCACAGCTGAAACAAGACCTCGCTGAAGCTCTTCGATCGAAAGGTGTCACCGAGAAACGGTTGCGTGCAAGTGAGGAAGAATTGATGCAGTTACGATCCAAACACAAGACGAACACAAGATCGATAAGAGACCTCACAGCCGACAAAAACAGTCTTACCACTAGACTTAAAGACAGAGAGTATGAGCTAAGGGAAAAACGCAAATTCATTGAG CAAGTCCAAGATGAAATGATTGCACTGAATCTACAAATGTCCATGGCCGAGAAGGAAAGAGACAAGgtcaaaaaagaaaacaaagagCTCGTCGACCgatggatgaagaggatggcACAGGAAGCAGACGCTATGAATCTTGCCAACGAGCCTCTCTTCGAAAAGGGACGATGA